Genomic window (Ferviditalea candida):
CCACAGCATCGAGATGGCTCCCTCTTCAGCCATTTCGTTAATGTCCGCGCCCGCGGCAAACGCTTTGTCGCTGCCGGTCAATAAAATGGCGCGGATCGAAGGATCGCCGTCCATCCGTTCCATCTCCGAGGTCAGCTCATCGATCAGCTTCAGGTTCAGGGCATTCACCACTTCAGGCCGGTTCAGCCGGATGATTCCGACATTGTCTTCGCATTCCGTTTGGATATATTGGTATTGCATACCTCTGCCTCCCATCCTATCCGCGCTTGCGGTTGTCAACGATGCGAACGGCTTTTCCATCGCTTCTCGGAATCGAATTCGGCTGTTTGATGCTGAGAGAGATCGATACGCCCAAAGCGTTTTTCATGGCCGTGCCGATTTCCTGAATCAGCGCCGAATATTCCGGGTTGTTGTCTGCAGCTGCGCTTTGCTGTATGTATGCGGCGGTCAATTCGCAATGAACCTCGAATCTATCCAACGCTCCGTCTCTTTCTATCACAACCTGATAATGAGGCGCCAATTCCTTGAAGGACAAAAGAACCGCCTCGATTTCCGTCGGGAACACATTAACGCCGCGAATGATCAGCATGTCGTCCACGCGCCCTTTGATTCTGGACATTCTCATACTCGTCCGTCCGCATTGGCACTTTTCCGGATTCAAGGAAGCGATATCGCCGGTTCGATAGCGGATGACTGGAAACGCTTCCTTTGTCAAGGACGTAAACACGAGCTCTCCCGTTTCACCGTTGGGAAGCACTTCGCCTGTCTCAGGATCGATGATTTCCGCCAGGAAATGATCCTCCGCAATATGCAGTCCGTCCTGCGCCTCAATGCATTCGATGGAAACGCCGGGACCCATCACTTCGCTCAACCCATAAATATCGATGGCCTTAATGCCCAGCGATTCTTCAAGCTGAACACGCATTTCCTCGGACCACGGCTCGGCGCCGAAAATCCCGTATTCCAAGCTCGTATCTCTCGGATCAAGACCCATCTTCTTCATTTCCTCCACAATATTGAGAACATATGAAGGCGTGGCTGAAATTCCGCGCGGTTTGAAATCCTGAATCAGCGTAATTTGCCGGGGCGTATTGCCTCCGGACACCGGAACGGCCACTGCGCCCAAGCGTTCAATTCCATAATGCAAACCGAGCCCTCCGGTGAATAATCCGTACCCATACCCATTGTGGAAAATATCTCCCGGGAGCCCTCCCGCGGCGCAAATCGATCTGGCGACGATTTCCGCCCAGTTGTCAATGTCATTTTTCGTATAGCCGACCACCGTCGGTTTTCCCTTGGTTCCGGATGAGCCGTGGATTCTGACCACATCCTTCATATCCACTGCAAACAAGTTGAAAGGATAATTTTCCCGCAAATCGGTCTTTTTCATAAACGGCACTTTTTGCAGATCCTCCAGGGAACGGATATCCTCAGGCTTGATGGCGGCCTTGTCAAAATTCTGTTTATGAAAAGGAACCCGTTCATAGGCTTTGCGAATCGTGTCCCGCAATCTCTCAAGCTGAAGCTTGAAAAGCTCTTCACGCGGCATCGTTTCCATTGGGACATTAAATATCATCCTGATTCTCCCCCTTAAGCAAATTCTTATAATACTCGCATTCGATCCCAAAGAATCTGGCCGACGGATTGATTTTCGTAAATTTTTATTCAAATAGAGTTGTGAAGAATAAGGCAAAAATCTAGAAGTCTGTCCGAAGTAAAGTCATGAATATTTATTCATATGGTGATGGAGGGAAAGGGAATGAGCACGGAAAGTTTAAGCTTACGCTCCCGATGCAGTTTTCTGCGAAAACTTGTACGCCTTTGAAATCAAGTTGTTGCCACAAGGGACAATTCAAGACAACTTGAATTTCAACAGCGGTGGAGTGCCATCCCTTTCCCGGAAAAACCAATCATTTGAATAAAAACCATTATGTCGGTCAGACTCTTAGTGCCATCCCTTATTCGGAATAACGATTACATGGAATAAATATTCAAGATCGTGGCTTTCTCGGACAGATTCCTAGTACCCTTTTATTCCCCGCGGAAGACAGGCATTCTTTTTTCGCGGAACGCTTCAAGCGCTTCCAACCGGTCTTTCGTCGGGATAATGACTTCATAGGCTTTGCTTTCAATATCGAGCCCCGTCTGCAAATCCGCTCCGGCGCCTTTGTCGATCGCGTATTTCGCCTGATAAACGGCCAAGGGGGCGTTCCCCAAAATTTCTTCGGCAAGCGAACGGCACTTGGCGAGCAGCTGTTCCGCATCCTCCGCCATCCCGTTCAGGATGCCCAGCTCCAAAGCTTCCGCAGCGCCGATTTTGCGAGCGGTCAAAATCAATTCCTTTGCCCGGGAAGGGCCGATCAATCGGGGCAGCCGCTGCGTCCCGCCCGCTCCGGGTATGATACCCAAGCTCACCTCGGTCAAGCCCATTTTGGCCTCCCGCACGGCGAATCTGAAATCGCAGGCAAGAGCCAATTCAAACCCGCCTCCGAACGCATACCCGTTGATCGCGGCGATTGTCGGCTGTGTAAGCCTTTCCAATTGCGAAAAAACGTCCCGGATTTTGTTCACGTTGCGCCGAACCTGCTGCTCGTTCAGCGTGCGCCGCTCCTTCAAATCAGCGCCTGCGCAGAATGCCCTTCCCTGCGCGGCCACGATGACCGCGCGGATCTCCTTCGGATTCTGCTGAATCTCCTCAATGATCGTCCCCAGTCGGGCCAATGCCGGATAATTCAAGCTGTTCAGCTCCTCCGGCCGATTCAGTCGAATGATTGCCAGATGGCCGTCCCTTTCCAGCAGCACCGGCTCCTGCTCCATATTTGCATACTTCCCTTCATTGCTTAATCTCGTTTAAGAACGCTTCGGACTGACCCTGGCGTAGGTCCCGAGCGCCACGGCTACCAGCGTGCCGTCATCTGAGGTGACTCTTGCTTCCAGGACGATGATTCTGCCGCCCCTTTTCAACACCTTCGATTCCGCCATGAGCACACTTCCCTTGGCGGGGGCCAGATAATTGATCTTCGATTCGACCGTGACGCTCTGCTGCACCCCGTCGGCATGCGGCGCGGCTGCGTGTCCCATGACGACATCGGCCAACGTGCTCGTCACTCCGCCGTGAACGACGCCTTCCATGCTGTTGTAAAATTCCGGCCGGATTTTCAGCCGCGCGGTACAGCCGTCCTCGTCCACACGCAGAAACTCAATGCCGAGATATTTATTGAAGCGATTATTCTCTTGAAACATATGACTCTCTTCACCCCAAAATGAATATCTATTTTTATCTATGGTTCGCTTACAGGTACGAAATAATCGTTTTTTCGATAGGCCAAGCCGCTGAAGATCGAAACCAATTCTCCGTCGCTTTCCACCTCGATACGGTACCACGCCGTACGGTTGTTCCTTTTCTCCTCTGCGGCGGTTGCTTTCAAGCGGGCTCCTTTGGTGCTTGCCGCCAAAAAATCCACATTCATCGAAAGCGCGACAGACGTTTTTCCGTAAGAATTGCAGGCAACGGCAAAAACAAAATCGGCCAGCGCAAAAATAACCGCTCCGTGAGTGGTGCCGTGAGCGTTCAGCATGTGATCTTGCACCTCAAGCTCGGCTATCGCCGTTCCGGGTCCCAATTCCTTCAATTCAATGCCCAGAAAACGCGCATAAGGATCCTGCCGCAGTTTTTCGTAGATTTGCTCATAATATTTAGTATGGAGTTCCTGCTCATTTGGGTATATCATGAATGTAACCCCTTACAAAACCTCGGCGAAATGCATCGAGACCAGCTTCCCGGCAAAACCCATCAAATCCTTGCCAGCGGCACGGCCTTCGGGTGATGACAGCGCCTCTGCAAGCGCTTCCTTGGTTTCGAACAGCATCTCGGCGATCAAATGCAGGTGGCTTTCGCCTCCAGGCGCCCCGTAGATTTGATTGACCTCCAAACTGACAAGTCCCGGCATCTTCGCGGCCAAGGGCGCGTGCACTTCATGATAATGGCGGTCAAACGCTTCCATATCCTCGGGCTTCTTGTAAATCGCAATCAGTTTTACCATCAAACTTCCTCCTCAAAATAAAAGTTTTGTTTACTATATGACGTATTTATTATATAACGTTATTATAACGTATAAAGTATTATTGGTATAGTTATTTTTCAAATTCCAAACAGAGGTGGCGACAGGATTTGAACTCCGGATTTTTCCGTTCGTCGGGTTTCTTTCTCTTTCTCAGTGTCATCAACTTGTTGGCCGGCCTCGGCTTCGGCCGCTTCTCCATGAATGCCATCCTGCCCTTTATGAAGGAGGGACTTTCCCTGAGCTACAGTCAAACGGGAATGGTCGCCTCCTCCATTTTCTTCGGCTATCTGGTCAGCGCGCTGCTGGCCGGGCACTTGGTGATCCGTTCTTCCCCGCGAACCGTTATTATTACTTCCTTGATTCTGCTGATCGTCGGAATATCGGGAAGCGCCGCATCCTTCAATTTTGCCTCCGTCCTTTTGTCCAGCATCTTGATCGGACTGGGTTCGGGGGGAGTCAATGTGCCCAATATCGGGCTTGTCGGCAGATGGTTCTCAGCGGACCGCAGAGGTGCGGCGCTCGGCGTGACCAACTCCGGCTCCAGCTTCGGCATGATCTTCAGCGGCTTTGCGATACCGTGGATCATCACCTTGCATCCCGAAGCGGGATGGCGGTACAGCTGGCTGCTCCTGGCATCCATCACGGCCGCGATCGCCGTCTTCAATCTTTTGTGGCTGAGAAATGCGCCGGACGATCCCCCACAAGCCGGGAATACACAAAACAAGCAGCGTCCGCCGATCGGAAGAGAAGGAATGCATTTAATCGAAGGGAATATTTATCTGGACAAAACGGTCTGGATCATCGGGGTGATTTATTTTACCTGGGGCTTCAGTTATTTGATATTTTCCACTTTCTTTATGGACTTTCTGATGCACGATGCGGGCTTCAATAAGGAGACCGCCGGCTACTATTTGGCAGCCGCCGGTTTCGGCAGCATTATCAGCGGCTTTATCTGGGGGTTTGTGTCCGACCGCTTGGGGAGAATCCAGGCCTTATTCTTGATCTATATCATTCAGACAGCTTTGCTGCTGGGATTTACGTTTTCCCGCAGCAGCGGTTTATTATTGGGCGAAACGCTGCTGTATGCGATCACGCTCTGGGCGGTGCCGACGATCATGGTTGCTGCCGTCAACGATTTGGTTCAGCCGTTGAAAGTTCCAGTCGCCGTCGGCTTCATCACCTTGTTTTTCGGCGCGGGGCAATTTTTCTCCCCTTCCGTTACGGGCTACCTGATCGATCGGGCCGGATCGTACGAGTATGCCTTCCTATTGTCGGCAGGCACCTGTTTTACCGGCGCCTTGGGCTTGGCGGGACTGCTCCTGAGCATGAAAAAGCCCGGCTTGCGCGCCGGGACCTCTGCAGATCTTTAGTTTGCATGTAACATCCGTCTACCGGCTTGCGCCTCCGCCGCCGGAGGAGCCTCCGCCGCCGCGGCCGCCTCCCCATCCGCCGCCTCCGCCGCCGCGGCGCAGCATGGAAAGCAGGCCCCAAGTCAGCATTCCACCAAAAAAGCGGAAGTCGAGAAAAATCAGAAAGGCGATTCCGATGGCGATCAGCAGCTTCATATAGCCCGGCATGCCGGCGAACAGGTTCTGTTGATCGCTGTACTGCGTCCGCGGAATCCCCTGCCGCTCCATCTCCGCCGGATTGATGTTATACTCCTTGGCCACCTCGCCGATAATCGCCGCCTGCGCGGCGTAAAAGGCCTGATCCACCGCTCCGGACTTCATATTGGGCAGAAAATAACGGTCCAATATTTCCCCGGCCTTGCCGTCGGGTATCGCTCCCTCCAAGCCGTAGCCGACTTCAATCCTTACGCGGTTTTCATCCTTGGCATAGAGCAGCAGCACACCGTCATTGCGCTGCTTGTCGCCCAAACCGAGCTGGCGGAATTTGTCCACGGCGATTTCCTCGATCGTCCGCCCCTCCAACGAAGGCAGCGTCACCACCCCGACCTGAGCCGTGCCCGTCTTTTCCTTCAGCCATATCGCATTGTTGTACAACGCTTGCTTGGTCTGCGTTTGCAGCAGCTTCGCATCGTCTTGAACATATACACCGAAGGGAGATTCTGCATAGACCGTCACCATCCCGCTGAACAGCATAATCAGCAGCAGGAGAAGCGCAGCTGCGGCGGGATGGCGCGCCCGCTGGAATTCATAGATCCGTTTCATCTAGAATTTCACTTCCGGCGCTTTTTCACTGCCCGGTGCGGCCTTGAAAAACTCCTTGGGCCCGAAACCGAACATCGAAGCGTATAGAGAGCCCGGAAATTGGCGGATTTTCACATTGTATTGCTCCACCGCGTCGTTGTAATCCTTGCGGGCGACGGCAATCCGGTTTTCCGTGCCGGCCAGTTCGTCCATCAATCTGGAGAACTGCGTATCCGCTTTTAACGTCGGATAATTTTCTACGACCACCAGCAGCCTGGACAGCGCGGAGGATAATTCCGCATCGGCTGCGGCCTTCTCCGCCGGTGTTTGCGCGCCCACCAATTTGCTGCGCGCATCGGCAATCGCCTGCAGCACTTCCTTTTCATGGGCAGCATAGCCCTTGACCGTATTGACCAGATTCGGTATCAGATCGGCCCGGCGCTGCAGGTTGTTGTCAATTTGCGAAAACTTGCCGGCCACGGACGTTTCGGCGCTGACCAGACTGTTGTATGTACTGATTCCGGAAAAAACAGCCAGGAGGACCACCGCTCCGATGATCACCCATATCCATGTCGATCTCTTCATTTTGCCACTCCTCTCATATATACAGGATTCCGTCTCCTTGATCATAACAAGATGGAGCCCGCTTGACAAATCTGCATTTGCAAATGAATCTGGTCTTTTAGAGCGTGTTCAAAAAAATTGGGTCGCCGCGAAAAAGGGGTGTGCCTCCGTTCGCTGTTGAAATTGTAAAATCAGGATTGGATTTAGCGGTTTTCGCTCCTCCGACACACCCCTTTTTCTCCGCTATCCTTTTTGTTGGATATCGGCTGGTTCCAAGTCCTCATGAAGGTCAAAACCCAACTTCTTTAACTCTATTGCGAGAATCGACGGGTCAAAGGTCGTCAGCATTGACTCATCCATTCTTTGTAATTCCTTGCGAATCTCATCCAGGTTTACATCGACCTCGGTATGGTAATCAAAAATGACCGAGCTGCCCTTCGGAGCAATTTGAGTAATGGAACGCAGTGTTTCAAGCACATCTTTGAGCGACAAATACATTGTGACACCCAACCAACTGAACAGGCTCCTTACCTTTGGATCATAAGGCGACTCCAGAAGTGTTTCAAGCGCAGCCAGTTGCCCGCGCTTAAATTGTTGTGTACTCTGAAGGTCAACCTCAAACACCTTAACCTCTTCCAACATCTCTTTGCGCCGAAATGCAAAGGTATCCAGTTCCGCCCCGAGGATCACATATTGTTCGACCCCTTGTCTAATTTCCGCTTCAAGTGCATCTTCCGTGTACCGTGAGCGGCTAACGTTGCAAAATGGGAGCCAAGCTGGATTGATTGCCTGACTGTATTGGGTGGCCGGATGCTGCTCAGCTGTTATGGCCTCACAATTCAAGCCGGCTTCTCAGCTCCTTCACATAATTCCGGCTGACCGACAATTGTTCTTTGCGGCCGTGAAGCTCGATATTATAGGCGCCGTTGAACCAGGGAATCAACTTTTTGACATAAGCGAGATTAACCAAATAGCTTTTATGAATCCGGAAAAAAGGGTAGCCCTTCAGCCGCTGCTCAAGCTCCTTCAACGGTGAATTGCTTTGAAACACCTGATCCTTCGTCACGATGTTCGTCTGCCCCTCTTCCCGGCTGATATAGATGATCTCGTTCGGGGGCAAATAGACAATTTCCTTTTTTCCCTCCACCGCCAGCTTGCCGGAGGTCGCGCCTGCCTCCGCTTCGTGATCGGACAGGCGCTGTTCAATCCTCATAACGGTTTCTTTCAGCTGCTCTTCATCAAACGGCTTCAGCAAATAGTCAACAGCTTCGAACCGGAAAGCTTCCGCCGCAAAATTCGGATATGCCGTAGCAAACACAATCAGCGGTACTTTTTTCATTTTTTTGGCTAAATGAACCAATTCCATGCCGTTCATTTTGGGCATTTCAATGTCGACGAAGATGACATCCGGAGCAAGTTCGATCATCCGGGCCAGCCCGTTCTCTCCGGAATCCGCTTCCCCCGTGACAAGGATCGATTCATGCTGCTCAAGCAGATGCCTCAATTCCTCACGGCTGTATCGTTCATCATCGATAATCAAAGCCTCGATCTGTTTACCCATTTTCCGCCTCCCTTTTGGACCGGGTCAACACGAAACCGACCGCCGTTCCTTTATTGACCGCACTCGTAATCTGAAGCGCAGATTGAGTGCCCGCCTGCATGATCAAGCGCCGGTTGACGTTATACAAAGCCATGCCAAGCCCCTGCTCGGAAGGCAGCAGTTTTTTGCCAAGCAGCTTGCTGCGTTCTTCGGCAATGCCGCTGCCGTTGTCCTCGATTGTGACATGGACCTGATCGCCCTCGAGAATTGCCGAAATTCGGATCCTGCAATTTTTGTCCATTCCCCGCAATCCGTGACGAATGGCATTTTCCACGATTGGCTGCAGCGTCAGCGGGGGGATCGGATAACCGAAGGCTTGCTCGTCGATTTCGTAGCAAACCTTCAGCTTGTCCACAAATCGGGCTTCTTCGATTTCCAAATACGATTTGACCTGCTCCAATTCCGCGCCAAGCGTCGTCCATGCGGACTCGGAGCCGTTGATATTCTGGCGGATGAAGCGGCCCAGGGAATTGACCAGCTTTCGAGCTTTGCCCGGATCGATCCGGATCAGAGAGCCGATCGTATTCAGCGCATTAAACAAGAAATGCGGACTCATTTGCGATTGCAGCGCTTTGATTTCCATTTCCTTCGCCAGGCTGTGCAGCCTTTCGGCTTCGGCAATTTCCAGCTGTTGGCTCAACAGCGACGACAGCCCTCTCATCAATTCGATCATGACATGGGAAATTTCTTTTTTGCTGCGAAAATAAAACTTCAGCGTGCCGATCGTTTCATCCCTTCTTTTCAGCGGAGCGATGATGACCGCTTTCAGAGGACATCCGGCCTCCCTGCACAAAATCTCCTCTTCTCCGGCAATGAAGAGCGCCCCTGTTTTGAGCACCCGGCGCGTAGCCTCGGTCTGGATAGGAACGCCTGAATGATGATGGTCGCCGGCCGCTCCGACATGCGCCAGAATGTTCTGCTGATCGGTAATGGCCACGGCACGCGCGTTTACTTCCCTATATAATATTTCGCAGGTCGCTTGCGCCGATTCGAAACTCAAGCCCTTTCGCAGATGCTGAATCGTCAACTCGGCCAAGCGCAGCGATTTCTTTGAAGCCAACGCGCCGGTCTTTTCTTCCTCGTCCATGACCGTCCGGATAATCAGAATGAACAATCCCGATCCGATCCCGTTGGCCACAATCATCGGAACGCCGATCGCTTGCACAAGCAAAAAGGCTTGGTCGAAAGGCCGGGACAAGAGCAAAATGATGATCATTTGTACGGTTTCTCCGAGCATCGCCGTAAAAATTGCCGTCGACACCCGCATTCTGCGGTCGTCGTCCTTGATCCTGCGGTGCACCAAGCCGGCGATCAAGCCGGAAATGACGGCCGACAGCGCACAAGACAACGCCGTAAATCCGCCCAGCAAGTAACGATGAAATCCGGCAATCAAGCCGGCGCCCATGCCGAGCCGGACACCCCCCAATAAACCGGCGATGATGATCCCGATCACCCTGGAGTTGGCTATCGCCTCACTTTCAGCAAGAACCCCGGAAACCGTCGAAAACTCCGGGGACTCCGTACTGACGGTAAAGCCAGTGTATGTTCCGATAATACCGAACAAGCCGAACATGATCATCACACTGAGGCGCTGCGTACGCGTGATGTCCAAACGATTAATCATTCTCCTGAAATACGGGAAGCGCGTCATCACAAAGGCGACGGTAACGATCACGCCGACTCTTTCCAGCAAGAAAATAAGCAGATTGAACAAGCATCTCACCTCTGGGATTGCAATAAGGCCAAGCAAAGGCCAGGAGTCTGTCCACGGATTGATTTTCGTGAATTTTTATTCAAATGGAGTATGAAGGAATAAGGGAATGAGCACGGAAAGTTTAAGCTTATGCTCACGAAGCAGTTTTCTGCGAAAACTTGTACGCCTTTAAAACCGGGAATTAACCGCAAAAATCTATTCATATTCCTGGTTTTAACAGCGGTGCAGTGCCATCCTTTCGGAATAACGATTACATTGAATAAATATTCACGATCTTGCTTTCGTCGGACAGACTCCTAGTACTCATGTCGAGTCAACGGTTATCATTTTATCAATGTTGCGACTAAAAAAACAGTGTTCCCCATTTAGACTATCCAAGCAGCAAAGTTTCATTGAAACTTATGTTTTGTAATGTGGTAAAAAGAGAAGAATCCGTCCATGCTAAAAGCAAAGAAAAAAACGGAGGAAAAAAATGCGCAACAAGATCCCGGCTGTGATCATCTTCTGCATGGTTTTTGCAACGATTTTCCCCAATGCTTGCGGACCCGCGTTCGCAGCCAAGCAGCGATATATATACGGGATCGGCGGGGTTGTAAAGCCGTCAGTCGATGACAAGCGGCCTGTAAACACGGCAGAAAGGTCCGGAACGCTGGCCGAGCTTGCCAAAGATTACCCGGAATATTTCAAGGTCAAAGGATCGGACAGCCTGAAGCAAGTCGCTTTAACCTTTGATGATGGTCCGGATGATCAATATACCGCAAAAATTCTCGACATTCTCAAGAAATATGATGTCAGGGCCACGTTCTTTGTCGTGGGTTGGCGGGCCAAAGCAAGGCCGGATTTGGTCAGGCGCATGGTGAAGGAGAAGCACGTCGTCGGAAACCATACTTACAGCCATAGGGAGCTTTCGTGGGGATCGCTGTATCAGTTTCAGCAGCAGGTGCTGAGTACCCAGTCCGCCATCAAGCCGTCGGCCGGATATGCTCCGAAGCTGCTGCGCACGCCCTACGGAGCAATCAACGAGAAGCAATTGAAATGGGCCGGGGCCGCCGGCTTCGTGGTCATCTTCTGGAATGTGGATTCGTTGGATTGGAAGCAGCTGAGCCCCGCGCAAGTGTCCGGCAACATCCTGAGGGCGGTCCAGCCCGGATCCATTATTCTGGAACATGCCGGCGGGGGGGGTGGCCAGAACCTGTCGGGCACGGTCAATTCGCTGCCGCACATCATTGTCACCCTGCGCAGCCGGGGATACCGCTTCGTCACCGTCCCGGAATTGCTGCACATCCCTAAACAAAAATAGGCCAGGGACGGAAAAAGCCGGGCAACCCGTCTGAGTTGTCCGGCTTCGCTGATCGATAGCCCGGTTTCCGGCTTATTTGAGGATCGTTAATGTGAGGTTCTGGATGCCGAAGCCGCGCGCATTCGTTTGGCCGGGGATGAAAATATCGATGCGGTTACCTTTGATCGCGCTGCCCGCATCCTTCGCATAAGCGACCATTCCGCCTGACGGCAGGATGTCATGATCGTATCCCGTTATATAGACTTTCGAGCCTAATGGGATCACGGAAGGATCCACCGCGATGGTACCCAATTTCAGCGGATTGCCGAAGTAGTCCACGGCCCCCCATGGTCCGTTTTCTTCCGGGGATGCCGAATAGGCCGTAGCCGTGACATAGATGGTTCGCGCGTTGGATAGCTTGGCTGTGGCGCCTTGAGGATTTTGCCGGCCTGCCGGAATATTTCTGCCGGGAATGTTCAGGGTCAGCCCTTTGTAAATATTGTAGGGATCGACTTGTGGATTGGCCTGCATCAATTCACGCAGCGGAATATTGTACCTTACCGACAATTTCCAGAACGTATCGTCATCCGTTGCCTGGTAGGATGCGGCATGAACAGGTGCTGCCGCGCCAAACAGAAACAAACCGAGCGATAGAGACAAAGCAGAGACTTTTATTTTTTTCCAATTCAAATTCATGCTGCCCTCCTTATTCTTTCAGCCTGCGAGGTTAGTTGACGGGTTCGGGTAAAGGAGACACCCTGCACTTGCGAAAGTGGTTCACCCCTGGGATCAGTTCAGATCCCTGAAAAAATTCCCCCGCACTTCAGACAATGAATTCCATTGAAGCTAAAGTTTCGGCTTTTAAGAGTTTAGCATGAAAAGGACCTGCGGGACAGGTCCAATTAATGGTAAGCTCTTATTTCTTGAAATTCGTCAATGAATTTGCCGCTCGGTTTGCCGCTCCGGATGAACCCCATCATCCGGCAGATCAGTCGTGGGGAAATTCAGCAGCCCGTCGAAATATCCGCTCTGATCTTCGGGCGACACAAATCCAAGCTCGACCCCGATTGCTCTTGATATGAACGGATCCAATGAACACAAGTCGGAAGCCGTTAAATCGCTCAAGCTCGTTTTGCCCAGCGAATAACAGACCAG
Coding sequences:
- a CDS encoding LytS/YhcK type 5TM receptor domain-containing protein; this translates as MFNLLIFLLERVGVIVTVAFVMTRFPYFRRMINRLDITRTQRLSVMIMFGLFGIIGTYTGFTVSTESPEFSTVSGVLAESEAIANSRVIGIIIAGLLGGVRLGMGAGLIAGFHRYLLGGFTALSCALSAVISGLIAGLVHRRIKDDDRRMRVSTAIFTAMLGETVQMIIILLLSRPFDQAFLLVQAIGVPMIVANGIGSGLFILIIRTVMDEEEKTGALASKKSLRLAELTIQHLRKGLSFESAQATCEILYREVNARAVAITDQQNILAHVGAAGDHHHSGVPIQTEATRRVLKTGALFIAGEEEILCREAGCPLKAVIIAPLKRRDETIGTLKFYFRSKKEISHVMIELMRGLSSLLSQQLEIAEAERLHSLAKEMEIKALQSQMSPHFLFNALNTIGSLIRIDPGKARKLVNSLGRFIRQNINGSESAWTTLGAELEQVKSYLEIEEARFVDKLKVCYEIDEQAFGYPIPPLTLQPIVENAIRHGLRGMDKNCRIRISAILEGDQVHVTIEDNGSGIAEERSKLLGKKLLPSEQGLGMALYNVNRRLIMQAGTQSALQITSAVNKGTAVGFVLTRSKREAENG
- a CDS encoding polysaccharide deacetylase family protein produces the protein MRNKIPAVIIFCMVFATIFPNACGPAFAAKQRYIYGIGGVVKPSVDDKRPVNTAERSGTLAELAKDYPEYFKVKGSDSLKQVALTFDDGPDDQYTAKILDILKKYDVRATFFVVGWRAKARPDLVRRMVKEKHVVGNHTYSHRELSWGSLYQFQQQVLSTQSAIKPSAGYAPKLLRTPYGAINEKQLKWAGAAGFVVIFWNVDSLDWKQLSPAQVSGNILRAVQPGSIILEHAGGGGGQNLSGTVNSLPHIIVTLRSRGYRFVTVPELLHIPKQK
- a CDS encoding 3D domain-containing protein — encoded protein: MNLNWKKIKVSALSLSLGLFLFGAAAPVHAASYQATDDDTFWKLSVRYNIPLRELMQANPQVDPYNIYKGLTLNIPGRNIPAGRQNPQGATAKLSNARTIYVTATAYSASPEENGPWGAVDYFGNPLKLGTIAVDPSVIPLGSKVYITGYDHDILPSGGMVAYAKDAGSAIKGNRIDIFIPGQTNARGFGIQNLTLTILK